The following are from one region of the Phycisphaeraceae bacterium genome:
- a CDS encoding NUDIX domain-containing protein, which translates to MWKWSRRIYRLGGRIGASLGNNKPNTLSSLIVPDPANILPQLTNPGPLPYRLACLCDLRDEQGRVLLIRRKKEPNFGLCSPIGGKLDMETGESPAQCAQREIREEAGIDIPIDRIHLAGLISECAFEGQGHWLLFYYRILGPVAVKEGPMKEGLLEWHEQDTVSSLPLPETDRRIIWPLVKKHENSGHDGKPGFFALHIDCRPGELIWSIEQESP; encoded by the coding sequence ATGTGGAAGTGGTCACGAAGAATCTATCGGCTTGGCGGGCGAATCGGGGCGAGTCTCGGAAACAACAAGCCAAACACGCTATCCTCGCTCATCGTGCCTGACCCCGCAAACATCCTGCCCCAACTCACGAACCCGGGACCGCTCCCGTATCGACTCGCATGCCTCTGCGACTTGCGCGACGAGCAAGGGCGCGTTCTGCTCATTCGCCGCAAGAAGGAACCAAACTTCGGCTTGTGCTCGCCCATCGGTGGCAAACTCGACATGGAAACCGGGGAGAGCCCCGCCCAGTGTGCCCAGCGTGAGATCCGCGAAGAAGCTGGCATCGACATTCCCATCGACCGCATTCATCTTGCCGGACTGATCAGCGAGTGCGCGTTTGAAGGCCAGGGTCATTGGTTGCTGTTCTACTACCGCATCCTCGGCCCGGTTGCGGTCAAGGAAGGCCCCATGAAAGAAGGTCTGCTCGAATGGCACGAGCAGGACACCGTCTCTTCGCTCCCCTTGCCCGAGACCGACCGCCGAATTATCTGGCCCCTTGTCAAAAAGCACGAAAATTCCGGGCATGACGGCAAGCCTGGGTTCTTCGCACTACACATCGATTGTCGCCCCGGCGAACTGATCTGGTCGATTGAGCAGGAGTCGCCCTGA
- the murB gene encoding UDP-N-acetylmuramate dehydrogenase — MTCSAETREVQRDAPISTWFGVGGCADALVVAQSDDDLRWAIETGEPVRVLGEGANLLVADEGVGGIVVSLASDFYKQVEIDPRTHLVHAGAGVDLRRLITLTSNAGLSGLEVLGGIPASVGGAVRMNAGGAFGQICTSIARVHAIDKRGRSRVLEAAEIDFGYRRSGLDEYIITKAEFALLPDDVRAIRARFRACMEKKSVSQPMAASSAGCAFKNPMLIDTLEDIAPAGARVSAGLLIDRSGCKGLRCRGAEVSSVHANFLVAHPGARANDLLVLMLAVEERVFDRFGVRLEREVVVWSREP, encoded by the coding sequence ATGACGTGTTCGGCAGAAACGCGAGAAGTACAACGCGATGCGCCGATCTCGACATGGTTCGGCGTGGGCGGATGTGCCGACGCGCTGGTCGTCGCCCAATCGGACGATGACCTGAGATGGGCGATTGAAACTGGCGAACCCGTGCGCGTGCTCGGCGAGGGTGCAAACTTGCTCGTTGCGGACGAAGGCGTGGGCGGGATTGTCGTCTCGCTGGCCAGCGACTTCTACAAGCAGGTCGAGATCGATCCCCGAACACACCTTGTGCACGCGGGCGCGGGTGTGGATCTGCGCCGGCTTATTACGCTGACGAGCAATGCGGGCTTGTCGGGCCTCGAAGTGCTCGGAGGAATTCCCGCCAGCGTCGGCGGTGCAGTGCGCATGAACGCCGGGGGCGCGTTCGGGCAGATTTGCACCTCGATTGCACGGGTGCATGCGATCGACAAGCGGGGGCGAAGCCGAGTGCTTGAGGCTGCGGAGATTGACTTCGGCTACCGCCGTTCGGGGCTTGATGAGTACATCATCACCAAGGCGGAGTTTGCCCTTCTGCCCGATGATGTCAGGGCAATTCGCGCTCGATTTCGCGCGTGCATGGAAAAAAAGAGCGTGAGCCAGCCGATGGCCGCGTCGAGCGCGGGATGTGCATTCAAGAATCCGATGTTGATCGACACTCTCGAAGACATTGCCCCTGCCGGTGCGCGCGTCAGCGCCGGACTCTTGATCGATCGATCCGGCTGCAAGGGCCTGCGCTGCAGGGGGGCGGAAGTCAGTTCGGTGCACGCAAACTTCCTTGTCGCACACCCGGGCGCGCGAGCCAACGACCTGCTGGTCCTCATGCTCGCAGTCGAAGAGCGCGTGTTCGACCGATTCGGCGTGCGACTCGAACGCGAGGTCGTGGTCTGGAGCCGAGAACCATGA
- a CDS encoding D-alanine--D-alanine ligase has protein sequence MTRVLVLGGGPDAERPVSLTSARSVAQALSSTYTVIERTIDRLSLSELRSIESDVVFPVLHGQYGEGGPLQDLLEVDGRPYVGCGPRAARACMDKMGCKLQASRLGIRTAPAFVFDPRDDHAPIDPPVVLKPTHDGSSVGLHVCRDRADWEHAVEQAREDLSANPHRSYMVEQYIEGRELTVALLAREGSLRALPIVEIAPAGGVYDYEAKYQRSDTVYTTDPALPAGVRERVCAEALTLARALGVRDLARVDFLLDREGSHWLLEINTMPGFTPTSLVPKAAAAEGLPFAALCSQLVGCAMSRSHQKA, from the coding sequence ATGACACGGGTTCTGGTGCTTGGTGGCGGGCCTGACGCGGAGCGCCCCGTAAGCCTGACCAGCGCCCGCTCGGTCGCACAGGCTCTCTCATCGACGTACACGGTCATCGAACGGACGATCGATCGTCTGAGCCTGTCGGAGTTGCGGTCGATCGAGAGCGACGTGGTGTTTCCGGTGCTGCATGGGCAGTATGGCGAGGGCGGGCCGCTGCAGGATCTGCTCGAAGTCGATGGCCGACCGTACGTCGGCTGCGGGCCGCGGGCTGCCCGGGCGTGCATGGACAAGATGGGATGCAAACTGCAAGCCTCGCGGCTGGGGATTCGTACCGCTCCAGCATTTGTTTTTGATCCGCGCGACGACCATGCACCGATCGACCCGCCGGTCGTCCTCAAGCCGACCCACGACGGTTCGAGCGTCGGGCTGCATGTGTGCCGGGACCGGGCCGATTGGGAGCACGCTGTTGAGCAGGCACGCGAAGACCTCAGCGCCAATCCGCACCGAAGCTATATGGTTGAACAGTACATCGAGGGGCGTGAGCTCACCGTGGCGCTGCTCGCGCGCGAGGGATCGCTTCGGGCGCTCCCAATCGTCGAGATCGCGCCGGCTGGCGGCGTGTACGACTACGAAGCGAAGTACCAGCGATCAGACACGGTCTACACGACCGATCCCGCCTTGCCCGCGGGCGTCCGCGAGCGCGTGTGTGCCGAGGCCCTGACCCTGGCCCGCGCGCTGGGTGTGCGCGATCTGGCGCGAGTCGATTTTCTGCTCGACCGCGAAGGTTCGCACTGGTTGCTCGAAATCAATACAATGCCCGGCTTCACCCCGACATCGCTGGTCCCTAAGGCAGCAGCGGCCGAAGGGCTCCCGTTTGCTGCCCTGTGTTCGCAACTCGTCGGGTGCGCCATGTCGCGGTCGCACCAGAAGGCATAG
- a CDS encoding transcription elongation factor GreA, whose protein sequence is MELLTREEKEKLERRLDELRANRPVISERIAEARALGDLKENAEYHASREQQGLEEAEIRRLEDRLARAQVVDNSAAKSAEVVFIGSVVKLRNVTTGDEDVYRLVGETSGSITLEYIEVTASSPMGEALMKARVGEQVRVKAPRGIKTFEVIELL, encoded by the coding sequence ATGGAACTGTTGACGCGCGAGGAAAAGGAAAAGCTCGAGCGCCGTCTCGATGAGTTGCGGGCCAATCGCCCGGTCATCTCCGAGCGTATCGCGGAAGCTCGCGCACTGGGTGATCTCAAGGAGAACGCCGAATATCACGCAAGCCGTGAGCAGCAAGGCCTCGAAGAGGCCGAGATCCGTCGGCTCGAAGACCGCCTTGCGCGCGCCCAGGTCGTTGACAACTCCGCGGCCAAGTCGGCAGAGGTCGTGTTCATCGGATCCGTCGTCAAGCTTCGCAATGTGACCACAGGCGACGAGGATGTCTACCGGCTGGTCGGGGAAACAAGCGGGAGCATCACGCTCGAGTACATCGAGGTGACCGCGTCAAGCCCGATGGGTGAAGCCCTCATGAAAGCCCGTGTCGGCGAACAGGTGCGGGTCAAAGCCCCTCGAGGGATCAAGACGTTCGAGGTCATCGAGCTGCTGTAA
- a CDS encoding AAA family ATPase: MRMDRFTTLAQQALADAQADASRRSSPEVNGLHVLGALLSDRNGAPWSILARTGADVGRIASLAESELGRLPKTSSGAGSSGRAIMDVLTAADAAASRMKDAYVSTEHLLVALAEVSGPAKELLTVLGLDRKAIEAAVQQIRKVSGVSSVNDPNAESSYEALSKYGIDLTDKAQQGKLDPVIGRDEEIRRTMQVLSRRTKNNPVLIGEPGVGKTAIAEGLALRIVNGDCPDSMRSMRIIALDVGQLLAGAKYRGEFEERLKAVLREVQASEGRIILFIDELHTIIGAGAAEGAVSAGNLLKPALARGELRAIGATTLDEYRKHVEKDPAFERRFQPIYVGQPSVEETVAILRGLKERYEAHHGVRIRDDAILAAARLSHRYIADRFLPDKAIDLVDEAASRLRIENDSMPTELDELRRKIMQLEMEREAIRIGQGDKKTTEGRELERIERDLSELQEQNRALTAQWEAEKKDLDTVKSLKEKIDAKRVELEQSQRRGDLEAAARIQYGDLRDMHVQLEQAERVLDERQERGGALVKEEVDAEQIAEIVGRWTGIPVSRLVEGEREKLTRMEEHLRQRVVGQNDALRAVSDAVRRSRAGLSDATKPIGSFLFLGPTGVGKTETCKALAEFLFDTEEALVRVDMSEYMEKHAVARLIGAPPGYVGYDEGGALTEAVRRRPYSVILLDEIEKAHPDVFNVLLQVLDDGRLTDGQGRTVDFRNTIVVMTSNLGSQKIQDMTERGAEDWEIEAAVRDLIRRGPGADFDASGLSPEEALERGRMQGQLNVGVREQFFRPELLNRIDEVVVFHQLRRETMGSILEIQLQHLRRRLAERDMAIDLSDEAKAALIAEGWDPAYGARPLKRTIQHRLENPLASKILAGELGSGDVVVVSHQGQSFKFERKSG, from the coding sequence ATGCGCATGGATCGCTTTACAACGCTCGCCCAACAGGCCCTGGCCGACGCCCAGGCCGATGCTTCGCGCCGCTCAAGCCCCGAGGTGAACGGGCTGCACGTTCTGGGAGCGCTGCTGAGCGATCGCAACGGCGCGCCGTGGTCGATCCTGGCTCGCACAGGAGCGGACGTAGGGCGAATTGCGTCGCTGGCCGAGAGCGAGCTCGGTCGCCTGCCCAAGACAAGCTCGGGAGCGGGATCGTCGGGGCGGGCGATCATGGATGTGCTGACCGCTGCCGACGCCGCTGCCTCACGCATGAAGGATGCCTATGTCTCGACCGAGCACCTGCTTGTGGCATTGGCAGAGGTTTCGGGACCTGCGAAGGAGTTGTTGACGGTTCTGGGACTTGATCGCAAAGCCATCGAGGCTGCGGTGCAGCAGATTCGCAAAGTGTCGGGAGTCAGCAGTGTCAATGACCCAAACGCGGAGTCGAGTTATGAGGCTCTCTCGAAGTATGGCATCGACCTGACGGACAAGGCACAGCAAGGCAAGCTCGACCCGGTCATCGGGCGAGATGAGGAGATTCGGCGGACAATGCAGGTGCTCAGCCGCCGCACGAAGAACAACCCGGTTTTGATCGGCGAGCCCGGCGTGGGCAAGACCGCGATCGCTGAGGGTCTGGCGCTGCGAATCGTCAATGGCGACTGCCCGGACTCGATGCGCTCGATGCGGATCATCGCGCTGGATGTGGGGCAGTTGCTCGCGGGCGCGAAATACCGCGGCGAGTTCGAGGAGCGTCTCAAGGCGGTGCTGCGCGAAGTGCAGGCCAGCGAAGGGCGGATCATTCTCTTCATTGATGAACTGCACACGATCATCGGCGCCGGGGCGGCAGAGGGGGCGGTGAGCGCTGGGAATCTGCTCAAGCCGGCACTGGCTCGCGGCGAGTTGCGCGCGATCGGCGCGACAACGCTCGATGAATATCGCAAGCACGTCGAGAAGGATCCGGCGTTCGAGCGGCGCTTCCAGCCGATCTATGTGGGCCAGCCCAGCGTCGAAGAGACTGTCGCGATTCTGCGGGGACTCAAAGAGCGCTACGAAGCGCACCACGGCGTGCGTATTCGCGACGATGCGATTCTGGCGGCCGCGCGGCTGAGCCATCGGTACATCGCGGACCGATTCCTGCCCGACAAGGCGATCGATCTTGTGGACGAGGCCGCATCGCGCCTGCGGATCGAGAACGACAGCATGCCGACCGAACTCGATGAACTGCGGCGGAAGATCATGCAGCTTGAAATGGAGCGCGAGGCCATTCGCATCGGCCAGGGCGACAAAAAAACAACCGAAGGCCGTGAACTCGAACGAATCGAGCGCGACCTGAGCGAACTCCAGGAGCAGAACCGCGCGCTGACGGCCCAGTGGGAGGCAGAGAAGAAGGATCTCGATACCGTCAAGTCGCTTAAGGAGAAAATCGACGCAAAACGCGTGGAACTGGAGCAGTCGCAGCGCCGCGGCGACCTCGAAGCGGCTGCCCGAATCCAGTACGGCGACCTGCGCGATATGCATGTGCAGCTGGAACAGGCAGAGAGGGTGCTCGACGAGCGGCAGGAGCGAGGCGGAGCGCTCGTGAAGGAAGAAGTGGATGCCGAGCAGATTGCCGAGATCGTCGGGCGGTGGACAGGCATCCCCGTCAGTCGCCTGGTCGAGGGCGAACGCGAGAAACTGACTCGCATGGAAGAACACCTGCGTCAGCGCGTCGTGGGGCAAAATGACGCGCTGCGCGCGGTGTCGGACGCGGTCCGTCGCAGTCGGGCCGGACTGAGCGATGCGACTAAGCCGATCGGGAGTTTTCTGTTTCTTGGGCCTACCGGCGTGGGCAAGACAGAAACCTGCAAGGCTCTGGCCGAGTTCCTTTTTGACACCGAAGAGGCGCTCGTGCGCGTCGACATGAGCGAGTACATGGAGAAACACGCCGTCGCGAGATTGATCGGTGCGCCTCCGGGGTATGTCGGCTACGACGAAGGCGGCGCATTGACCGAGGCTGTGCGGCGCAGGCCTTACAGCGTGATTCTGCTTGACGAAATCGAAAAGGCACATCCGGATGTGTTCAACGTGCTGCTCCAGGTGCTTGATGACGGGAGACTGACCGACGGGCAGGGACGCACCGTCGACTTCCGCAACACGATTGTCGTGATGACGAGCAACCTGGGCAGCCAGAAGATTCAGGACATGACCGAGCGCGGAGCGGAGGACTGGGAGATCGAAGCCGCGGTGCGTGATCTGATCCGTCGTGGCCCAGGCGCGGACTTTGACGCTTCAGGCTTGTCACCCGAAGAGGCTCTCGAACGCGGGCGCATGCAGGGGCAGTTGAATGTGGGGGTGCGCGAGCAGTTCTTCAGGCCTGAACTGCTTAACCGCATCGACGAAGTGGTGGTGTTTCATCAACTGCGGCGCGAGACGATGGGAAGCATCCTGGAGATTCAGCTGCAACACCTCCGCAGGCGCCTTGCCGAGCGCGACATGGCAATCGACCTGAGTGATGAGGCCAAGGCGGCCCTGATCGCCGAGGGCTGGGATCCGGCGTACGGTGCTCGGCCATTGAAGCGGACAATCCAGCACCGACTCGAGAACCCGCTGGCGAGCAAGATCCTTGCAGGGGAACTCGGGTCAGGGGACGTGGTGGTGGTATCGCATCAAGGTCAGAGTTTTAAGTTCGAGAGAAAGTCGGGGTAA